From a single Labrus bergylta chromosome 14, fLabBer1.1, whole genome shotgun sequence genomic region:
- the timm22 gene encoding mitochondrial import inner membrane translocase subunit Tim22: MAASTGAADGASSDMQASASVGPNMDGASIQYSMILDHLIGDKRPVKDLSPGVMGGLPVPFKSDEQKMIERGMESCAFKTVLACVGGFVLGGAFGVFTAGIDTNVGFDPKDPLRTPTAREVLKDMGQRGMSYAKNFAIVGAMFSCTECVIESHRGKSDWKNAVYSGCVTGGAIGLRAGVKAGVLGCGGFAAFSAAIEYYLR; the protein is encoded by the exons ATGGCGGCCTCCACTGGTGCTGCGGACGGTGCTTCCTCCGACATGCAGGCTTCAGCTTCAGTCGGTCCGAATATGGACGGCGCTTCGATCCAGTACAGCATGATTCTGGACCACCTCATCGGGGACAAGAGGCCAGTGAAGGACCTGAGCCCCGGCGTGATGGGGGGACTTCCGGTGCCTTTTAAAAGCGACGAGCAGAAGATGATCGAGAGGGGGATGGAGAGCTGCGCCTTCAAGACGGTGCTGGCTTGTGTTGGAG GGTTTGTCCTCGGAGGTGCTTTTGGTGTTTTCACAGCTGGTATCGATACCAATGTTGGCTTCGACCCCAAAGACCCTCTAAGAACCCCGACAGCCCGAGAGGTCCTCAAAGACATGGGCCAGAGGGGGATGTCCTATGCCAAGAACTTTGCCATTGTGGGGGCCATGTTCTCCTGCACAGAGTGCGTCATAGAATCA catCGAGGGAAATCTGACTGGAAGAACGCCGTGTACAGCGGCTGTGTGACGGGAGGAGCCATTGGACTGCGTG CCGGTGTGAAAGCGGGGGTGTTGGGATGTGGAGGCTTTGCGGCGTTCTCCGCTGCCATCGAATATTATCTGAGGTGA